acaaaaagtcaaaacgaaataaaaataaaaacgcaaaaaaaatgcaaaactataataactttGATACTCACTAGGAAAGGTCAAGGATTTCAGTATACCCACTTATAAAAACTTGAGGATACCGTTATGTAAGGATTGTTTTGTGAGAGAACATTTGCACATACGATCATAAATTCACCTTGTCTGTGTTGCAAGTCGCCTAGGAACAACTACACTGTGCAAATTTGAAATTAACAAAATGTGAATCACTAAAGTAGCTAGATATATAAAATGAAAGCAAATCTAAACTACACTTTTAGTGTTACGGTTAGCCGGCCCCTGAAGCTATACTGCCGCTTCGAGTAAGACTGCAGcagacgttaacgttacagaaactacagaaaatgagccaggTGAGGCTGATGCTTTACGCTGTAACGTTACAAAAAATCTATGGGCTTGTCGCTCTGGGACGGGCGAGTCTAGTGCtgagtgggaaaaaaaatgacagtgtactcactacaaaaaactagactacaccactgaatcTGGCTACATATTTTCTAATGATGCAACTAAGAACCTATGGGGGCTCTCAGAGTCCAAAACAAATGTCCCTTCGGGAACAATatagtatatcttatcttacatCTTTAGCAAACAAGCGAGGAAACCAAACTGCACTCACCGGGGTGGGGGATGTGCATCTCTGGCTGGACCAGCATGCCTTGCGGCGGGATGGGGGCGGGGCCGTCCCCGTGGGCATAGATTGGTCCCTGGTACGAcactgagacagagacacacggaGGTTAAACAAAGTGGCGGACTGCACATTGACTCAagtagtactactactactgtacttCATTTCCCGTTATGTTTTTATGcttgtattattatttgtacatGTAACGTGTCCTCGAcactgagacagagacacattaCATCCATTTAtccacaatatactgtatatttttttaagggcCGGGCACtgaattcaatattttttaggcaccgaccgaactGCCTCGAAAGTATCGAATAAATCGTAATCCGATACCCAATTTCAatccctaaggagtaaatctcagcagcgtcagtgagccaatcagcatgcttctaccaagatatgataatgtttgtgattggctgtcgtagagacacgcaggaaaaactctacgttagagacagacagtgcgttcCATTGACCTGGGAACTGGGGAAgtcggagctgggaatgacgtcagaCCTGAGTTGAATGCGctccatttacaagtcggattttcattgttttcattagctctagccaggttagcaaTGCCAGTTCATAACAATGCATTACGccgtttttttgtgtgcatacaaacagcgtaacaacattgtccacagatagaagatggacagcactgtgtgtacgactgatttagtgagacacaaataggacagaagtgctaataaactgtgttactacagctttcactgttgatgcacggagcaACGGGGTACTCGGCGGGTGGATCTGGCTGACCTCGGGAAAATCCGTCTTCAGAGTACAAATGGGGGCTCACGTTAGAGCTGTAATCACGCATGTaagttttgtctgtttttgttctccatttggtcactttttccgaaGATTCTTTCTGCGCCTTttccgttttctttttttccgtaatttttgacactttttttttttaaatatttttttctctccaaatgctataaaatttaataaaacaccccaaGTAGtggactgatcatttattttacttgtgaagagcgttgtatggaaccatccatcttagttttgacattttggttgaACGAAAACCAAATTTCAACTATAGAAACGTTTTGaaagaggacaacaggagggttgaaATATGACGCGCTCCTGTCTGATTCCTGCAGACATTAAAGACAACACATTCCCGTAAATATCAGCAGAGACAAGAGTCCTTTCCTAAGTGAAGTGAAGATTGTTTTGGGCCAGTTTTGGAAGAGTAAAAGTCTGGACCAAAACAGTGCTCTGTGCACCAAATGTTGACAAATCAAAGACATTTTATGTAATGCTGGAAGTCTTCTGCCCTCTGCTGGCGAGCAGGAGGTAGAACGACAGACTGAAAAgagtctgttttttattttaagggcCACATTACACGTTACTAGAGCTGCAGTGTTTGCCCCTAGGTTGACTCCTTAAAGCTGGTGGGCATCAATTtaacactttaaaaagttactttaaatATTTATCAGTTACTTTTTTTGAAATCCACGTGCATCACTTTTCAGTTCCGCGTGAATTTGATCCACCGCACAGAGAAAATGTGTCACATTTAAAGCCTGTTAGTCCAGTTATTTCCTCACAAGCAATGCAGCGTTTAaaggtgtgtgtggggggggttccTGGCGCTGTGCTCACTCCACAAAAAGGTGACATTACATCACTTCCTGCTAACTTTACAGACAACAATGAGGGCAAAAACAGCACCGCCCGTTTGTTTTAGCCACGGGAGATATTTGACCAGAACTTGGGTAAAATGCAACCTCGCCGGTCATATGACCGGCATCACACGGCTCCTGACTgctgtgcgtgtctgtgcgtcATCTCGTCTTACTGGGTTCGTAGTAGTGTCCCTCCATCACTCCCAGGTGCATGGGCGGCGCCGGCTCGGGCACGGCCCTCTGCCGTTGGGACGAGTAGCGCTTGGCTCGATTGGAGCCGGCACCCATCTCCTCCATGGCGGAGAACGGAGGCGGTCCGCCGGGGATGTGCATGGCGTTGGGCAGGCCTGAGgacaggagacagagagacaaaaggTTCAACGTTAAAGGTCGGCTGACGGGCACGGGGAACGTAGAACGCCACGGAGGGAAAGTCAACATAACAAGCcaccgcacgcacacacagatgtgCTTTTGGCCAATCAAgaacaataaaaatgtaattgagaaaaaacgattattttgcacattatgttttgCAAGTGAACTCTTATTTTAAAACtcgtgttctgaatgaaaaaaaactagagctgtcagcattaacactttaatcgcaatgcgattaagggccgagcataatgcgttaaatttatttttttattttttttaaaatcgtattaatcacatgccgccatttattaatttattttcacttcactcggctttgcgtcgtgctactattttgccgtacttcctcgcaacacatcctgctgctgcaggaatagcaacgcggatttcggtgcctcattctggtgccactgatacgtctgcacttctctctgatgctctgaaacagacgatacaggcaacacaaacaccgctgcacgtgacgctagttaacactatactcaacaacagctaacgttagcctaccgctagctagtagctggattaaacacggttacaatgctgacagctaacgctgaacggtgtaaagtttgtctgtatttcactgtagaggattcaacaccgggatgtaacagtctgcagctgctgttgtcggaaaaaacacagacggtgcgttcaatgaaactggtaatttacagcctcgtggtgcattccaagttgtttgttcaaatgtgtgactagattaaatatataataaacaaatacaaatcttaaaatcaagttcataaagtcactttctttgcattcatttgattcccaatcaagatccactggtaagaatgactttccattgttaatatgtactatgtaacagttctgaaatgcaaaataacagaattttaatcatgtgataaaacatgcgattaagaaaatgtaatcgtttgacagccctaaaaaaaaaaaacacacaaaaaaatgcaacatctttccaaaagtcaacgagtaatcgtgctaaataattgtgattccaatattgaccaaaataatcgggATCATGATTTTTCCCATAATGGAGCGGCCCTGAGTTGAACTCACCTTTCATCTCCGAGCGGAAGTAGGACGTCGGGCTCTGGCTCCAGCTCTGTCCCGCCAGACTGAGTCGAGCCAAGTTCTGGTCCATCTCCGCCAGCCCTCCCGTGACTCCTGTCTGGCTTGGCCCATCGCCCGCCCCCGCCCAGCTCTTCCCTCCCACGGCGGCACCGGGGGAGGCAGCGGCGGTGGCGTTGTTCCCCCCGGCTGCGGCCGACTCCTCCACGGACGGCTGCTTGCTGCCCAGGTCGGCGGGCCGAGAGCGAGTCCTGCGAGCCAGCGAGTACGATTTACGCTCCATCGCCGGCCGCTCGGTGGGAGGAGAGGCCTCCCGATTGGTCGACGGCGACGAGGCGTCCAAGGCGGAATGTGCCAATCCGGACGCAGGTCTGTCGGCACCGCTGCGTTGCTCCTGCTGCTGTCGTCTCGGTGACGCAGACTGGGACGCCGCCGTCGTCGCAACACCTAGGTCCTGCTCCCGAACGCCCCCGTGGCTGAACGCAATATCCTCAACGACCACGGAGGGGCCCCTCCCCCCGCCGCCCCTGCTGCCCACGCCCCTGTCTCCCGCGGGGTCGGACTGAGCTTTGGGGCCCTGTCGCTCCCTGGGGTGCATCTGGGGCGCATTTGAGTCGCTGTTCCGGTACTGGGACTGAGGCGCGGGGTGCATTTGATTCTGGTAGGAGGGTCGGCTGCGGGAGGGAGGCGGCCGGGAGGGATTGCCGCTGCgctgggaggaggagagggggagagacgAGGGGGGCACGGAGGACGGGGGGGTGGATGAAGGCGGAGCGCCTCCTCGGTTCGGAGCGGCGCTCTGCTGCCAGGATCGGACCGGCCGCTCTGCGCCTCCGTCTCTCCACCGCTTGTCTCTGCTGGGAGACGTACTCTGTCTgcggacggacacacacacacacacacacacacacacacacacacacacatcaaaacacAGTCTACTCACGCAGGAGAAAAGGAACTTTAAAGATATCTCGGACCTGACAGCATCATCACCTGTCCTGTGTAACGTTACTCCTCATTTGACTGACAAGCATGTATACACTTCAATAAACTGAGGATTAACCCCCCCAGTTCCTTGGTCAAGGCGGCGCTCACCTCGGCCGGCGCTGCTGCCGGTAGTGTCGGTCTCCGGAGCCGCCGCCGTTTCTGATGTCGTAACCGTAGATGGCGATGAGCTCCTCGCGGCTCTTGGGCGCCTGTTCCTCCTCCCTGAAGCGGTCGTGCTCCCAGCGACCCTCGTCCTTCcacaacttcctgtttcgacCTTTCGGTCTGAGAGGGCAAAGATTTCAAAAAGCGAACTTCAACTTTTCAGCTTTagctcttaaagtgctcatattatgctaatttccaggttcataattgtatgtagaggttgtaccagaataggtttacatggtttcattttcaaaaaagaccatatttttgttgtactgcacattgctgcagctcctcttttcaccctgtgtgttgagctctctgttttagctacagagtgagacatctcactttcTGTtgcatctttgttgggagtcgcacatgcgcagtagctaggtaaggactactagccagtcagaagcagagtatgagggcgtgccctgacagtacctaggtaaggactactagccagtcagaagcagagtatgagggtatgccctgacagtacctaggtaaggactactagccagtcagaaacagagtatgagggcgtgccctgacagtacctaggtaaggactactagccagtcagaaacagagtatgagggcgtgccctgacagtacctaggtaaggactactagccagtcagaagcagagtatgagggtatGCCCTCCAGGTCATATAAATCTCCCTAAAAAAGGTGAATTTAAGAAGATGTGTAAAAATGCCCTCAGACCTGAGGGTTAAACTGCATAGTTTTAAAACCACTGCGCTTTTACCTACAATTAGTTTGTACAGCTTCACTTACATTCATTTACACTGCAGATGTACCCCACTGCCTCTTGACCAAACTTCATTCAAAGAATGCATTATATAttaatactaataatactaataataacaatagatgaaaccccacctctcctcctcctgagcGTGTCCTCGGACATCGTGCTCGAAGAACAGACCCTTCCTCGGGATGTAGGCCGGGTTCTTCCTGTCCTCGTCATCGTCGAGCTTCTGCCCCGGTTTCCCCCCCGCCTTTGTCTCGGGGTCGTCCGTAGACTCCTGCACGTGGGCCAGAGCTTCAGTTATTCAGCTACACCggaacatacatacatacattccactccattccagacagaacaccagctgagatcagttacattgtttttttaatcagtgcagcagttttcagattacattatgtgtttacataattgcaaaagggttctcgactgttgtagacagaagtggctgatcttttaatgcaatatctacattgcccattatcagcaaccattcatctgatatcattttaaaaggctaactgagaaaacattggagaacccttttgcaattatgtaagcacataatgtaatctgaaaactgcaacaatacaactgatctcagctggtattctgtctggaatggagtggaatggaaatttctaagtgaccccaaacttttgaccggtagtgtatgtgTAATACAAAGGCCAGAGGCAGTGTGGGAAGAAGTAGTCGTATCCTTtaatgcagtaaaagtacttataaCACACACTGGGAATACATTACGAGTAAGCTCTACCACTCCAAactttacttaagttaaagtatgGAAGTATCAGCTACATGTAttgaagtagtagtagttgtattGTTTTTAGACTGTATTGCAGTATAATATATAAAGTCACAGCTGTGGTTGTTCCTAGAGCTGCATGGATTTtccagtttcttctctcctctgggacaggaaactgaatccTCCCtcctttcatccttccttccttctctgcatttctttccttcccttccCTCCGTACGTACGTCCTTTCTTCCGTCTTCTTTCAgtcccctggcattcgtcacggtgccactgagtgtaagagTGCAAAAGGCGGAGGtacgtccctctttggctaatgtattttaaagatggaggcgctacatgccGGCCACCATTCCAGCGAGTCGCTCGTATGTTTTcggaatgattctgaatggcagagtcTACGCGTACGAGGATACTtggattagttggtggaagtaattacacattaatgagggtttttgctaagaatcaactcaaaacattacacaatgtaggtttaaatcTTACATTGagtctagagctgcaaagatgaatggattagtcgTCAACCGTTAGATTAATCTCAGACTATTTAGATCATCTATtaaatcggtttgagtcatttttttatgagaaAACAGGTCAActttgtgtgatgtcagcttgttaaatgtgaatatcttctagtctcttctctcctctgggacaggaaactgaagatctttgagttgtgggacaaaacaagacatttggggacgtcgtcttgggctttttgggaaacactgattcacagtttgacattttagagaaCAAACAATTTTTTCGGCACACAGCTGTGAAACATGaatctactgtcagctgttatcagaggacgcaGGGGAGGGAAACAAGAAATCAAAACAGAAACTCTCAAAATTAAACTGGTAatacgggtgtgtgtgtgtgtgtgtgtccatgtgtccagaaaataatccacacattaatcaacaatgaaaataatccatATAGTTTTGATGCTAGTTGTTCCAGCGAGTCTCACCTGTCCGTCGCCGCTCTGTCTCTCCCCGGCGATGTTTCCCTTCTCCTCGGCCTTGCTGTCCTCTTTACTCTGTCCTCCTTCCTCCGACTCCGCCTCCTTCTCTTcatcctccccctcttcctccaccacctccccctcctcttcttcttccaccCCCTCTACCTTTGCCGGTTCGTCGGCTGCAGCAACAGCGTCAGAGGGTTTGGGCTCGCTGGCTGCCGCTGCCGGAGCTTCTTCGTCGCTGTACTGCtctgcctcctcttcctcctccgctCCCTGGAGACACATGGGAAACACGGGAGTTTAACGGACTGGATTTTCTATTTATCTCCAACAATCAACGGTGTGTTGTAAAAAgacgaaaagaaaagacaaaaccgCATAGAACACAAAAGATGAAAACACAAATGTTGACGAATCAATCCGAGTTTTTAACCAAAGAACAAAAGAAGTTTGAGAAGGAGTAGGCGGAAGAgtgatgtagtgtgtgtgtgtgtgtctctctgtgtctgtgtgggggCAGGTTACTTTAGAAATGTAAGAGTAGAGACGCCCACGATCAAGTTTTTAGCCTCCGATACAGATTCTCCATCACCAATGAGCAACATCTGCCGATAGAGGGCCGATGGGTAGTTTAGTATCCCGACAGCCTGGGTTCTCCTCTTAAAAGTGCTGTCTAGAATTtgactgtgtatcagtgttGAGGTTACACGACCATTATTACACAAGGAGACCAGGTGAATCAAcgatttggggggggggaaagacGGCATAAACCCCAAAAGAGTTAACATGGAAATCTTTGTTAACGTTTTGTTTTGTGCTGCATTATACATACGGGACATTATTCTCTTATggtgtccatatttaatgctggtctctagactttatccttgcactattggacctatgtgcactaccaccatgacacacactctcatagagcaccttaccacgcatactgaatcacagggtcagtccctgccctggCACTGCAAGCCTCTCATACATCCCttatagtacattcatgtggattttttatttagtatcttttctattattgtccatattattcatgtattcatgatgtatgttgtgtgtgatgtctttaagcta
This window of the Sander lucioperca isolate FBNREF2018 chromosome 21, SLUC_FBN_1.2, whole genome shotgun sequence genome carries:
- the casc3 gene encoding protein CASC3, which produces MADRRRRRRTRRASQDSEDDDESGSGSDSGRSASPTTKPRVRDPEPPEETAAAIRPEPKPVVESECESEDGVGEAVLSDYDSADAEENGSHSEGAEEEEEAEQYSDEEAPAAAASEPKPSDAVAAADEPAKVEGVEEEEEGEVVEEEGEDEEKEAESEEGGQSKEDSKAEEKGNIAGERQSGDGQESTDDPETKAGGKPGQKLDDDEDRKNPAYIPRKGLFFEHDVRGHAQEEERPKGRNRKLWKDEGRWEHDRFREEEQAPKSREELIAIYGYDIRNGGGSGDRHYRQQRRPRQSTSPSRDKRWRDGGAERPVRSWQQSAAPNRGGAPPSSTPPSSVPPSSLPLSSSQRSGNPSRPPPSRSRPSYQNQMHPAPQSQYRNSDSNAPQMHPRERQGPKAQSDPAGDRGVGSRGGGGRGPSVVVEDIAFSHGGVREQDLGVATTAASQSASPRRQQQEQRSGADRPASGLAHSALDASSPSTNREASPPTERPAMERKSYSLARRTRSRPADLGSKQPSVEESAAAGGNNATAAASPGAAVGGKSWAGAGDGPSQTGVTGGLAEMDQNLARLSLAGQSWSQSPTSYFRSEMKGLPNAMHIPGGPPPFSAMEEMGAGSNRAKRYSSQRQRAVPEPAPPMHLGVMEGHYYEPMSYQGPIYAHGDGPAPIPPQGMLVQPEMHIPHPGLHPHQSGGPIANPPLYGGPPVSLPPGQPQQLLPPPFYPPPGVMTFPYPTMYPTPQGQAQVTYGGVTYYDTMQQQAQPKPSPPRRTSQPVTIKPPPPELHFATE